CGGAGATCCAATAAATACCCTtcaattataaaatatcatgtcgctATTGGGCTATGTTACATGTTAATGGGTATTGCTGATTTTTTCATAGATCACATAAATATCGACATATTTATTTCTATCACCGTGGagaaacaaatttaaaattccaTCATATACTTCTCTATTCGTCTGATTTTTGATGTGGGAGTGTGGCAGAGTCGAAGAGATTTAAGGCTCTTGTCCTACGGATTGATAGTCCTGGAGGGGATGCTCTTGCTTCTGACTTGTAAGGCACtatacatttttcttttctttctccttTCCTGTGGTagtatttatttgttttaatcgATGTGTTACTATTAATTGTCAATCAGAAGCATAATAAGTTTAAATAGTTGGGCCATTATATTAGGGTTGACTCAGTTCAGATCATTTGAAGATTCAGTGTCCAATTgcgaaaattttagaaaaacaCAGTGTTCAACCACTGGGATGTTATGTCAACCAACTCACAATGTGTTAATACACATTGATGACCATGCAAAAGGACCATACGAAAGTAATCCCAGAAGAAGAATTCCATGCGTCTGAAAGAAATATTGAAGGTGAAACACTTCAGTTGTCTTGGGAATAATATTCAATTGGCTTGCTAGACTCACAATTATCACACAGATTAATCGGAGAATTTGGAATCCTACTAACAAAGTAGCTGAGTTATTTAAACAGAGGAAAGACCATAAATGAGACGTTCAGTAAATAAACCGCATGAGCTCCCAAGATTTTTGAATAAGAGGAGATTTGTGACATGCACTTCATATGAAAGAACAAGGAACTAATCCTGACAAATATACAGTCTCTGCTGTGGATCAAGCTGCCATCAACCCTCAAATTTTATTTCCGTTGCGTAACAGAAATAAATCCTGAGGATTGAGCATCGTTGCAATTTTGATACGATTATAAGAACACAGCATAGGCTTTTTGACTTGATCATTGCAATTTTTTTCTGTCttaatttttttccaatttaacGAGGTTAATGTTACCTGCCTTTTATGATATCCTGGTTTAACCTCCATACCTATGAGAATTCTTATATTTCGGTTCCTTGTACTGCTTCTGTCAGTGCCCCGATTATGGTTAAGAGGAAGTTTTACATAATTCCTCAAccaaggaaaaatatataaagattaataaattaatcGGTTTATAATGCTTAGGTTTTACCCTTGAGATGCAACACTTTTGGTGATTTATTTTTGCTTAGAAAAGATCCTGAAGTATAAGTTACGCCAcaagtatttgaaaattttgacttgtgATGATTATTAGAAGGATTGGATTTCGCCTGTATGGTGATCTACTGGTTTAGATTTGTATTAGAAAAGCTACATGAAAACTTgtgttttctcaaaatcactcTTGAGCTGACGTGGAGAAAAAAATTTGAGGAAAAgtttaattgttaaataatgCCATCTAGCTACCAGATGAACCAGAAATCCTGTTTTTCAAGTAagagttctttttttttttaaacagtaAGAGTTTTTTTTATGCGTATCTATAGGGGGCACTTCCCTGTTAAAGAATATTAAAGACAGAGCAGAGCAATCATCGGAAATGTATAATTCAAAAAATTGGATCTCTCAGATATTAGTCGAGAAACTTTGCGGCATGCTTTCGATTCCTTGATGCCAGCGTCAGCACATGTATGATCACTTACATCACAAAATCCTTTCAGATATCGACCAAGTTATGTCTTAGTTTATTTGGTTATGGTAAAGCGTGTGATTCAGATCTGTTGAATCTATAAGGAGAATGCCACTGCTCTTTCAATCAATCTGTGACCCTAACCTATCTTACCACAAATTGATATTGATTGGTACACTGATGAAAGATATCTAATACTTTGGGGTCAAAAGATCAGGATCCATAAAGAGAAAGGCACTTGCTCATTATCAATGTTGTTGTGTAATGTTGCTTAGGATGTGGAGGGAAATCAAACTTTTGGCTGCCTCAAAACCTGTAGTTGCTTCAATGGCTGATGTTGCTGCTAGTGGAGGATACTATATGGCAATGGGTGCAGGTGCTATAGTTGCAGAAAATCTTACACTGACCGGATCAATTGGAGTTGTAACAGGTGAGTTCTTGTTAAATGATATGTTTCTATCTCTTGGATGAAAAATATCTTACTGTACTGGAGCGTTAAAGTTTGACTACAACTAGTCGGTGAACTCATGTTTTAGTTGTGCTGTGATACCGCgtttaaatttattagaaaTTAGAACAATTGAGTAATACACAAAACTTACATGCTTCAAACATAGGATCAATATGAGAAATTTGTCACCATatgaaataaattgaaacatgTTCCATTCATTGTCCCTTCCTCTGTTCCAAAGTTGAAgtgtcctttttttttttttctaattggaTCATTgagtaaaaaattattatccatatatatcaaatttgttAGTCTGTTGGTCACCAGtcataaatttatgtttgtaaTCGTTTGCAGTTGTTTTGACTTCCATCAGAATAACTTTCCATTTCAATTTCTCTCTTGCCTGAATCACTATTTGCCTTTTTGGAACCAATtagttttgctttttttttttcttgtcttCTTTAGTGTCAAAATTCAGTTAACTGCATAATCACTTGCTTTATCTATGTCAaatcatatacgtgttcatcCCTGAATGAGCTGATAAATGGTTTTTTGGGAATATAATGGGTCAAAATTCATCAACTATTTAAGCCAAATGGATCCTTAAGACGTTTATACTTTGTTCCTAGGAAAGTTTAATTTGGAGAAACTTTATGAAAGAATCGGCTTTAATAAAGAGATCATATCAAGGGGAAGGTATGCAGAGCTTACTGCAGCTGAACAACGACCTTTCAGGTATGTAGAATATGGCGCTATCaaatatttacttgttatttcactTTAATCAAGGAGACATGCACCTTATGAATTCCCTTTTGATTTTCCTCTAGAATGAATTGTATCTGTAGGTCTCATCTTGTGCTAatagaaaaaatttcaacaccataattaaaattatttctgATGTAAGTTATTGAAAAACATCCACTATTTAGTTCATCAAGGTTCATCGCAGTCATTTTAATCTGATCTGTTAATAGTCATGAAGTTTTAATGATTTAGCTGTTTGTATCATAAGAAACTCTATttgagtttttgaaaataaaactcGTCGAATATGGGATATAAAAAGTTCAACCAGTACATAAATAATTCCTTTCCAAAATCTTTAATGTGCATATTTTACAATGCAAGATTCCTTACAAAATTTTGCAATGTAGCCGTTGTGGCATGATTGATTGATGTCTAGAAAGTTGCATTTCAAGGTTTCAACTAGTAAATCATTGTTAATTACTATATTTCTAGCAGATATGTTACATTCATCCATTGTATTAGTGCTAGTAGCATTGTCAACAAAGACATTTATGGTGCCTGCGCTATTTGTAAGATTGGTGAAAAGATTTTTGTTGCTGATCATGCGTCTTGAGCATTTACTATCCGGATATATAAGGAATCTTCTACAACTTCGCTCCTCTATACCTATTATGACTAGAATAGTTTAACGAATTGTTACCCGTTAAATCATAGGTTGGAGGTTAGGGCTTTGTTTGGGAATCCAGACTTCTTTAATTCTAATTGGTTTAGGCATTTCCCAATATGGTTCctgaaaaataatcatattcatGTTGGTGTTGTGTTTACTTAGAGTACGCATACAGTTTCAAGTGGTTTGCAAATTGTATGGATCTTACATTCTTACTCTATCCAAGGTTGATGGTAAGGTGTCTAAATCGTTTTTGGCAGTTTCTCATGTACTTGGAAAGTATCTGCTCACTTATAGCTTTGGCGTGATGGGGTTTATTTTCATACTGCACAGGTGTATCAATGATGGTGAAACCACATCAATATTTTGGCCTTTACAAATGTAACCAAATCCATTGATTTAGGTTTTATTCACTTCTTTATAGGTCTCCACATTGATCCTCCAACTAATTTAAAGGTGCTTTCAATTCTTAGTTGTTTAATCCGAAACATGTTTTTTCATGGGCAGATATATATGCTTTAGTTATCTTATTACCGGAGGTTGATATATTTCTCCATGGCTGAATAAGCTTGGACAGCTTTTGCTTTCAAGAACTTGTAACTTTTTACCTTTTCCGGAACTCATGACCTTTTCTTCAGCTTCAGAATTTCAGCACTAAGTGATTTGCACATTCTTTTCGCTTTGCTTGGCTGGTTATCCAGCTTTCCTCAAGTTAGATACGTTCATCCTTCAAAGTGTCAGTCTCAGCTTTGAAATCCTCATGTTTCTttaactttaatttaaaataattgacCAGTTCCAATCCGGCAATCAAGTCCTTGGTGAACTTGGTTGAGGAGAAATCACAGACCTCTTTAAGTTTTGTTCAACATTTCTCGTCTGTTTTTGTCTCAGCATTGTCTTCCATGATAGTCATTCTCTATTTTGAATCTAATAGCATGGTTGGTATGATAGCGTTGGACATCATGGTATCGCATCATATGTTTACTTTAGTTGGCATGACATTTCCTTTTCCCGGAAAATCTCTTGATTGATAAAATGTGGTCTTGTTCGTGATTCGCAGGGCCGATGAAGCAGAACTCTTTGCCAAGTCCGCAGAGAACGCATATAAATCGTTTCGTGACAAGGCCGCCTCATCAAGATGCATGACTGTATAATTTCAGTACCCTGTATGACTCTAACTGTTAGAAGCCAGTGATTTTTCTCCCATATTCACCAAACTTCAACCAATGATATTATAGGCAGAGAAGATGGAAGAGGTAGCTCAAGGTAGAGTTTGGACTGGTAATGATGCAGCTACACGGGGCCTAGTTGACGCTATTGGTGGAGTTTCTCGAGCTGTTGCAATAGCAAAACAAAAGGCTAATTTACCATTGGATCAACAGGTTTCTTCGAGGAAATTTCTCGGTCTTGGCATGTGATACGTTTTCTCTGTATCCCACCATTTACGTTAAAGTATAAACATATGTCAAGTTTAGCAGCTAGCATCACTTGGGTTGGTAAAAGTTACTGAGAGATCATGAAATAAAACTAAGATctgtttacaaatttttttgggaaaaaatccaatataatattaattagcCATCGAAATATGAATAGCCAATGAATTAAATAACATGGATAAATTCACGGACGCTAATACAGTACATAGAAATTGTTACATCAGTGAAGTGAGTGTAGTTGGTGACTCACGCCAATAGCTCTCCTTTCATACTTCCAATACTCTTTTGGGAATTTTGTATACATATTGGTGAATATTTTTCCTTCATCTCTTTTATTTATGCATTGACTAATACTCTGGCAATTTTTGTTGCTTGCTGTTCAACCTTTTTTGgtaactttgagaaaacttattttatttttttccctgtCAAATTTGTGAAGTGAAGTGAGTGCTTTTTCAAGTCAAATTTCTCTTTccgtaaaatattaatttctcaaaaaaactttttcaacgCTGATTTCCTTTCTCTTTCCAGCATATCATAAGTTTACACGTCAAACAAGAAATTCTGAACTCAATCCTATTTTTGTTCTCTTTTGTCTGCTTGTCACAACACAAAACACAATCTCAATTATCcggatttttctctcttttctcAAATTCTCACTATCTTTTTAATTAGATAAGAGTATGCAAATGATAACTGAAGAGTATCAGCTACAAACTTCATGCCTAAACCATTTGCTATATAACAATGTGCGGAACACTTTACAGCTGTGCAATGTTTGGCTCTCttattcctttttatttttttaaaaattgcaattaatttcttaaaatacATTTCTAGAAATCATGAAATTTCTATTACCAACTTCAGTATTTTCTTCATTAAGGGTGGGTTAAAAACATTTCATAGGCTTCTGCTGTAATGCACATCCTCACGTCGATTATTGTTTTCCCATCCTTTGTTGGCTTAGGTTATGTGATAATTTAGTTGGTTAACTTCCTAGTGTTTGGGAATTTTCCGTAGTATAATGTTGATGTGCACAAAACATGTGTTGATGAGTTTATGCTGGTTTAAGCTGTACTAAATGCAATTTTACTGCTGGAAATCACGTTTAAAGAGTTCAACCTTGATTTCCATTTTTTCTCACTTCTTGAAATTCTTTTTAGGTCTTATTTGCTAAACTGGTTTAAAACATAGGTCACCCTTGTTGAGTTGTCAACACCCTCTCTATCCCCGCTCAATATCATTAGTGGATTGGGTAACTCCCTCGTTGAAGAAGACAAAGGAATCAAAGAGTTGCTACAGGTCATGGCATCTTCTGATGGAATTCAAGCCCGCATGGATGGTATCATGTTTGAAAAATTCGGTGGACCGGCTTCTTCTATCAGCTTTGTCTTCACTCTCATTAAAGATTACTTGAGATCACTCTATTAATTTATGAAGATTTTCTTCACACATATCTACCAATCATACACTGGAGTATacatatcaatatatatatagcagTCAAGAAACCAGCAGGCACCAAGGCTTGTGAAACCTGAATCAATACTATTTCAGGTATTAAATTACTGGTTCTGACGGAGTGTTTCATATACGATGGAGTTGTATCAGGACAATGTATTATTTGTATGATCTACCCCATAATCATTGTATGAATTTTGCAGTATATTTATCAGCATGTTCAATTATGATGTATTTTTTGAGCAAGGCTTAAGTCTCTCATCTGTCATGCATAATAATATCTAGAGTTCCCAAACATGCATGAAGAGGTCTTTCCCATCTATGGAAGATCTGATTCGGCTAATCATCTAATGTTAGAGTCATTCTCGAAAGGTGGAATGAAGattattgaaaatatttcctaTCACACAGCTCTTTTGATTTCACTCGTAGTACGTGGTTTCTTGTTGTGCTTCTGCCAAAGAGATTTCGGTCTTGTAAATGTTACCAACAATTCCGGATGGCTATTTATTAACTATAAAGAAAACCTAAAAAGGGGTTGAGTAGTTTCCAAGTAACTAGAGTGATATATGACTAAAAACTTGATTGAATCTAACGTAAACAAAGAGAGGTGCTTCACCAAAACTTGACTAATAAGCTACTAAACTCAAGTGTCTCCTGTCTTAATTTTTGTACCAATTGAAGTCTTATTTATGACCCAAGAAGTTGCGAAAGAACACTGGTTAAATCATTGGGAACAACCAGGACAACTTAAATATATTGAAAACCAcataatatgttaaaaacacTTTTGATAGAGAGAATGAAAAATATATCGCACAACTTTATTTGGCTCCAAAAGACATTGTAAAACCACATAATATGTTAAAATCTTTTTGAgtttcataattaattaagtacATGAAATATTGCAATTTGGAAAAATTACAATTGTTAGAAGTTGATTGGATATTATATAGAATGATTATAAGTAAAAtagtataaataaaaataactatataaGTTATAAAATTTTGCAACTTATAAATAACATAAACTTTTAGGGTGTGCATATGTTTATTAAGCTAAAATCTAcaataaatacattttcaatataattgtattGTTATAATGctcattaataatataataaaaacttaaaatcaaattatatatttctatgacaaaaaaataatacaaaattaacaaaaaatattacataatttatattagtgtaattggtttatttttatcataaacttgAATCAAACCATTTTTTCTGtttgaataattttaaaaacgatCCAAACCATACAATTTGATTTGGTCCGATTTGGTCCGGTTTCTGAACACCCCTAGAATTACGTGGTTTTGTTTATTTTCCCTTATAACATTTTCGATTTTCTGGGCTGAAGTTTAAATTCCCATTGAGTTTTTAGAAGTTCACCATGTAATCGAAGTACAATGAAGCCAAAAACATACGATGAGA
This genomic interval from Primulina huaijiensis isolate GDHJ02 chromosome 14, ASM1229523v2, whole genome shotgun sequence contains the following:
- the LOC140956511 gene encoding serine protease SPPA, chloroplastic isoform X3, producing the protein MALGACQEGQRSYDENTRGGKFIIGYVPVCGEKEYYIGCACDELYAPPSAYFQLYGLTVQASFLGGVLEKVGIEPQVQRIGKYKSAGDQLTRKSISNENREMLTTLLDNIYANWVDTISIAKGKKKEDVENFINEGVYVVERLKEEGWITGTKYDDEVISMLKERLGIPSSKPLPTVDYRTYRRVRRWTLGLTGYRDQIAIIRASGSISRAQGPLSSSSSGIVAEKFIEKIRSVRESKRFKALVLRIDSPGGDALASDLMWREIKLLAASKPVVASMADVAASGGYYMAMGAGAIVAENLTLTGSIGVVTGKFNLEKLYERIGFNKEIISRGRYAELTAAEQRPFRADEAELFAKSAENAYKSFRDKAASSRCMTAEKMEEVAQGRVWTGNDAATRGLVDAIGGVSRAVAIAKQKANLPLDQQVTLVELSTPSLSPLNIISGLGNSLVEEDKGIKELLQVMASSDGIQARMDGIMFEKFGGPASSISFVFTLIKDYLRSLY